A single window of Maylandia zebra isolate NMK-2024a linkage group LG2, Mzebra_GT3a, whole genome shotgun sequence DNA harbors:
- the LOC101487627 gene encoding uncharacterized protein LOC101487627 → MTRILFYYQNSSVFLSAPVSSVLLVSECLSQGERRVSCSSKGGDSPQYSWTLDGRTLTDAELLSVNNESNIITLKQHVSGRLVCSVRNYISNVSKEERISTCGFIFINCTSVNGTQISGWVHEANKTLCIKPTTQLTRDPKMITQTAVTEGTDRVPIENPNDILSPAFSSAQLWYISILSLISAVLLAFLILLVVGVAVIWAQRKKQNNKPTKQKDEEDDEEVTYADVRVMKHREKEMEQKSEVEYGQVKFSKRPLYTEPTEDDCLYANVQKSDDLSDHCFYTYCTTE, encoded by the exons ATGACCAGGATCCTGTTTTACTACCAAAATTCATCTGTGTTTCTCTCAGCTCCTGTGTCCTCTGTCCTGCTGGTCTCTGAGTGTCTGTCCCAGGGAGAGAGGAGGGTGTCCTGCTCCTCTAAGGGAGGGGACAGTCCTCAGTACAGCTGGACTCTGGATGGACGCACACTGACAGATGCTGAGCTCCTTTCTGTAAATAATGAGAGTAACATCATCACTCTGAAACAGCACGTCTCAGGACGTCTGGTCTGCTCAGTCAGGAATTACATCAGTAATGTCTCCAAAGAGGAGAGAATATCTACCTGTG GCTTCATTTTCATTAACTGCACTTCTGTCAATGGGACACAGATATCAGGGTGGGTGCATGAAGCCAATAAAACCCTGTGTATTAAACCAACAACACAACTAACACGAGACCCTAAAATGATCACGCAAACTGCTGTGACTGAAGGGACTGACAGAGTGCCAATTGAAAACCCGAATGATATCCTCAGTCCAGCTTTCAGCAGTGCTCAGCTGTGGTACATTA GTATTTTGTCACTGATCAGTGCTGTTCTCTTAGCGTTCCTAATTTTATTAGTTGTGGGTGTAGCAGTCATCTGGGCTcagagaaaaaagcaaaacaacaaacctacaaaacaaaaag atgaagaagatgatgaggaAGTAACCTACGCTGATGTCAGGGTGATGAAACACCGGGAGAAGGAAATGGAGCAAAAATCGGAGGTGGAGTATGGCCAAGTCAAGTTTTCAAAGCGACCTCTGTACACTGAACCTACAGAAGATGACTGTTTGTATGCCAATGTTCAAAAATCAGATGATTTGAGTGATCATTGCTTTTATACATACTGCACAACAGAGTGA